Below is a window of Desulfobacterales bacterium DNA.
CTTGCTCCTGGCAATATTTTTAGATGTCAGCATGTTGAATCAGGCGGGAAATGCGGATCAACGGAATTTTGTCGTTACTGTGGAGCATCAAATGCTATTTTATGCTGCTTACAAGGAAATTCTGATAGTCAAGAATGCCGACTATTGCGAAGAGGCGAATACGAGTTTGAAGCACTTGATTTACTTGTTTGGACGCATCCTTTTAAAATAGACGAAGAATATCACGTACTATTCAGCGTTGTAAATGTAAGTGATATGAAACGAAGAAAGGCTTTGGAACGTATATTTTTTCATGATATTTTAAATTCTGTTGGAGCAATGGGTAATTTTCTTGAAATGATGATATACGGTATTAAAAAGCCTGACAAAGAAAATTTAATCCGTATCTATGATTACTCATTATCTATAGCTGATGAGATTCATGCCCAAAAATATTTAGCTCAAGCTGAAAATAACGATTTAACAATTTCATGTGCGGATATAAATTCTCAAGAGCTTTTAAAAAAAATAGTAGATAGATATAAAAATCATAAAACTGCTAAAAATCGATATATTAACATCGATACTCAATCTGAAAATATTGCATTTAGAAATGATCCGATTATTTTAGGAAGAATTATTGGAAATTTAATAAAAAATGCTTTTGAAGCTATAAAAGAGGGAGAGTCAGTTACTATCAGTTCTCGTTTAAACGGTAGTAATATAGAAATTTGGATTCATAATCCAACATTTATATCAAAAGACATTCAGTTACAGCTATTTAAAAGATCTTTTTCAACGAAGGGAAAAGATAGAGGGTTAGGCCTTTACAGCATACGACTTTTAACTGAAAGATATCTTAAAGGAAAAGTTCATTTTAAAACATCAGAAGAAGAAGGAACTACATTTACAGCTATTTATCCTTTAGATATAGAATCATTAATTTAATGAGCTTTTTAAGAAACTATTTCATCTTTTTTATAAACTAAACAAAAAATAAATTAGGCTTAGATTATGGCTGAATATACAGACAGAGAAAGATTTATACCATTTAGCAAGGCTCAAATTATTGATATGCTTTGCACAGACGGAAAATTAAATAAAAACAATGTTGAAAAATTTCGTAAATTTTGCAGAATTTTAGATAGCATTTATCATTTTGAGTTTCATTCAAAATTGGAATATCTAAAAGAAAATTATTATCCCTTTGACCCGGACAAAGACACAAAATTTACAAATTCATACTCAGAAGAAGAACTCCTAAAATTTGAAAAAAACCTTGTAAGCAAGTTTAGGGAAATATTAAACGATGCAAACTATGAGGAAATTACTGAACAAGAATTAAACCTTGCCTTAAAAGAAGAATCCATCTTTAAAATTAGCCTTTACGTTGATTTTGACGACTTTGACAGCTATTCCCTTTTTTGGAGAGGTCATATTAACCATAAAGAAAAAATACGGAAGTATTTTTTCAAAGAAATAGATTTAGATGTGCCTACCTTTGAAAGGGTAGCTATGCTTATAAAATTCAAAAAGGATGAATATTTTAAACAAAAAAAACGTAAAATTGCTTTTGAGCCAGGCAGCACAATAATAAAGCTGTTTAAAAATATTCCAAAAGCGGACCTTGAAATGCTTTTTCCAAATACTCAAATAAAAATGAAATTAAAAGATAAAATTATAATGCTTGCGGCAGCAATTGGCGGTGGAATAGGGGTTTTTACAAAAACCGCTGCAGGTATTATAGCGATGCTCGGAGTTATTTGGTTTTTTATATTAAATTTTGGAAATACAGAACCTGTAAGAAATATATTATCCGATCCAGAAAAAATGGGAGCATTAATAGCTGGCATAAGTGGTATTGGAGTTATTACCGCTTTTTTAATAAAACAATGGGTAAACTATAAGAATCGTAAAATAAAATTTATGAAAACCCTTGGAGATAATTTATATTTTAAAAATTTAGATAACAATAAAGGAGTTTTTTTTCATCTTATTAACGACGCAGAAGAAGAAGAATTTAAAGAATCAATTTTAGGCTATTATTTTTTGCTTTTTTCGGAACAAGGATTAACTGAGATTGAATTAGATGATGAAATAGAAAACTGGTTTGGAAAAAAATATAATGTGCTAATAGACTTTGAAATAAAGGATTCGCTTAGAAAACTTAATGATTTAAAACTTTGCCAGATAGTCGGAGAAAATAAAAATAATATGTCTCCAATTTATAAGGTTATAGGCATTGATGAAGGATTTAAACATCTTGATAATATTTGGGATAACTTTTTTCAAAATTGAAGCATAAATAAAAAATTTACAAATCCTTTTCCTTCTTTAACTTTATAACCAGCAGAGATACCTAATTCAACAGGGAGAACATTCATAATAACCGACTTTGCAGTTAAAGTAGTTCCGATAGATGTACGAGCTTTACCTGTCCAGTCTTTAATATCAAAACTATCATTCCATCCTGACCCATAGTCGATAAAAACAGACGATTTTAAAAGCGACATATAATAAAAAATAAGCCCAAGTCCTGTATCTGCATACCATAAAGGAAAATGATATTCTCCTGAAACAAGAAGATTTTTTCTTAAATTAAGGCCGCCTTCTTCATCATCGTCAGAATAACCTCGAGGGATACTTAAATCTTTTTCAAATCTATAATACCCGCTTTGCTGTTGGCCTGTCATTCTTAGTTCAAATCCATGATGATTGATTAATGACGGAAGATACTGAATTCCAGAAATTAATGTGTTATGTCCGTTAATTTCTCCATAAGGATCTGATAATCCTTCTTCATGAATCATATACATACTTTGTCCCCAAATTGGCACCACATCTTTTCTCGCAGAGTCTGGTATTCTATCCATTTCTGTTTCTATAAAAATTTCAGTTTGTTTATTTTGATTTGTATTAAATTTTATGTTTTCAAGACCTGAAATTTCTCTTATTTTTCCTCCGATTCGTATTGATGAATTAATATAAGACGGAGTTGTTTGAAAAATAATGTTTAAGCCTAAATACAATTCATCCCCTTGTTCCCTATACCAATAATCAGTGTCATTATGTTTCCCAGCTTGAGCCATATCGTATATCCTAAATCCGATAGTTGGCCAAAAAGAATTATTTTCCAATAATATGTCATAGCCAGGCCTTTCGGATCTAAGTCCATAATGAATGTTTGCTTGATAAGTATTTATGCCTATAGGGTCTGAACCCATAAAAGAGAAACCAAATTTTCCACCATCTTCATCTGATCCGAAATACGGCACATGTATAAAAGGCTTGTATTCCTTAAGTGATAGTCCTTTTTTCTTTTCAAAGCTGATATCAGGCGCAAGGCGTTTAGTATCAGGTGAATCAAGTGTTTCTCCATTTTCTACGGTTATTTCCCTTCCTTTTAAAGGCTCAAAAGGAATTGAACATATTCGTCTAACTCCCCTATAAAGATTTAGAAAAGATAACGTGTTTCCATCTTTTGATATTTGGGGCATAGATGCAGCATAAAACACAGAAGTAAGCTGATATAATTTTTTATTTAATAAATCCCAAGCATAGATGTTAAATATCCCGCTTCGATCTGACGAAAAAACTATCCAATTTCCATCTGGAGAAAATGAAGGCTCGCTGTCTTCATAAACATCTGATTTAAAGAAAGTTTTTATTTGGCCTGATTCTGGATTAATAAGAACAATATCAGAATTTCTATTTATTTTTGCGACAGATGCTATCATTTTTCCATCAGGTGACCAGCATGGACTTTCAAAATATGCACCTTTAATTGAAGTAAGGGGAGTTATTTCCGAACCATCTGCATTAAAAGTAACAATATCAATCCACATACCATTTCTTTTTGCTGCAACAAATTTTTTACCGTCAGGAGATAGAGACGCTGAAAAAATATGCTGATTTTTTGTTATTCGTGAACGTTTTTTTGAAGCTGCATCAAAAACGACAAGATCAGTAACATCAATTTCACCATTTCCAAGGGGATGTAAAAAAATTTCAACAAAAGCAAAATTTTCATTAGGGAGAATAGCTATTTTAGGAATATTATGCATAATTCCAATAAAATTTTCTTTAATAATTTTTTCAGATACAGGGTCAATTTCAACTATTGCGTTTTTCTTCTCATAGCCAGTCCTAAATGCAATAATCGTATTTCTATCCGTCCAAAAATGAGCTATAAAATCTTCCATAGGCTCTGAAATAATTATATCACCCATTGGTATTCCGTCGGATAAAACATTTTCTTTAATGCTGTTGGCACGTGTTTCAAAATCTTTGATAAAATCTTTATAAAAAGTTTTAGAATCCTTTTTTGTTACGTATTTTAAGGCCGATTTTATTCCTCCGATGGGATGCATTGCTTGATATTTTGCAAGTTCCGAAAAAGCATAGGGTCCATATTCTCTATTCAAATATTCAATCATGTTATAACCGGAAAGATATATTCTAACTGAAGGCGGATTAAAAACAGGATTTACTCCAGAAGCTGTTAGTCCCCAAATCCCTTTGCTTTCAGTAAAAGACATCATTTCACCTAAAAATAGAGATGATCTTCCTCTGCCTCCGTCAGTAAAAATTGTTTCAGCGTAAGTAGCGGCACCTTCATGAACCCAGCCTGGAGATAAAATATTTGATATCGCAAAACCGTTACCGATCACTTTTGTTAAGTTACCATACCATCCGAGTTGAGCTGTAATATGAACATAATGGGTATATTCATGGGTAAAAATATTATCCATTAAGTCTGAAGAATGGCCAAATTCTTTTAAAGAATATGGAGGAGTTTCAAACAGGGATATTCGATTCGGCAATACATCGAAAAAACCATTTATTATATCAGTCGCTGGATTTAAAATTATGGGGCATTGCCTTGGAGTTATTCCGACAAATCCCGTAACATCTTCATAAACTTCATTAGTGAGTGAAAGGACTCTTTGTGCTAAATCTTCATGACCTTCAGGATAATAAATAATGAAATAAGCTGTTTCTATTTTTAGCCAGTTCCATGATGGATTATAACGAGCATAAGAACTTGGCAAATAGAATAATAAAATAAATATGATAAAAAAAATTTTTAAAAGTAAGGTTTTCATAAAGTTATTGCATAAAAAATTTAAGTTTAAGTTATTCATTATTAACCATTAGTTATTCACTAAATTTAATATCTCTATCATTTCTTTTTTTAAATGATTTAATTTTTGCATATTATCTACAGTTCCGCCAGAATCAGGATGATATTTTTGGCTTAATTTTCTAAAACCAGCATTAATGAGCTGTAGAGCCATTTCTTTATTCGAAAGAGTTTTTGATGAGACCATTTTTTCAAAAACTCTTTGATAATTATAGGTTCTTTTATGTTTATCCCAGTCGTATTCAGGATTTTCTTCTTTAGAACCGTTCTGTTTATTAGTCTTAGATAATTTTTGAATCTGTAGCTGATATTCTTCAGCATTTTTATATTCTTCTATAATTTCTTTTTTAAGTTCATTTACTTTTGCGAAAATAAGTTTTGAGTATTTTTCATAATCGTGCCTTCCTGCATTGGAAAAATTTTTTTTGATACCATCAAATATTTTACCCTCATTTATACCCCAAGCATTTTTTTTCCAAGCCCAATCACGTTTTAACGTATCAATAAAATCATCTACAATGTCCCAATATCCTATTACAGCTATTTCCCATTTTTTCTTTTTTGAAACGCCATTTTCAGAATAAGTATCTACTAAGTTAATTGTATAAATATATTTTGGTTCTCGTTCTAATTCTTCTCCAGTAAAGCGATATTGGTCAGACCCTGGATAACAAGGTAGCCACTGCGCATTTTTATAAACCCCGCTTGATGTAGGTTTTTTTGTAGATTTTCTTTTTGTAATACTGCAATACATAACTAAATTTATTTCCTCATATAAAATGTTTTGTTTTTTATCAAGCAGAGGGTATTATGTGTTTTTTATATTTATGGCAAGACTTTATTATATTTTTTTATAAAAATGACATACTATTTCTAATTTTATATAATAAAATTTGGATTGACTTTTATTTTTAGCCTTATTCATCTGAATTATATGTCATTAGTTCTTATTAATTAGTTATTAATTAGGGAGCTTGATTTTATAAATGAAATAATGATATTGAAACTATACTTGTTTTTTTTGGTTTGGTTGTGTAGAGGCAACTAACTTGTCTTAACATTAATAATAAAGATAAATGAGGATATCATGAAATATTTCCGATTTATTGTTTATTTGTCTTTAGTCTATTGTGGCTTAATTTTTAATGCTTTTTCCCAAAATACCCAATTAAAAATTATTTACGCATCAAACATGCCTGACATAGAGATAAAGGAAGGTGTCGGAGGTCTGCCTGAATTAGCATCCTTGCTAAAGGATGCAAGGTCAGCCAATGAAAATGTTTTATTTTTGTATGGTGGAGATAGCCTTGCTCCAAGTGCGCTGTCTTCTTTTGACAAAGGTACACATATAATCAGCTTATTAAACAGCCTTGAACCAAGTGCTATGGCAGTTGCAAAACGTGAATTTACTTATAAAGAAGATGAGCTTATTTTAAGAACCTATGAGGCCTCTTTTCCAATGCTAAATGCTAATATTTATGATCCTATAACTAAAGGCAATATGGAAGGATTAGAAACATATCAATGCTTTAATATTGGAAATTATAAAATTTGTATATTTGCCGTTATTGATCCTGAAATACTAATAAAATACAGGCCTAAGCGTATTGAAATAAGAGATACATTAGAAGTTATAAAAAAAACAGCAAGAGAAATTCGTAAGCAGGGAGCTGATATAATAATTTTAATGACTGATTATTTAATTCCAAATGTTGAAGAATTACTATCCAGCGAATTGATAAATATTATTTTAAAATCAGACTCAAACGAAGATTCAATATTTTCAAATAAAAACGGGATTTATATTCGTCAAGGAACAGATAAGAGAAAAGCTGCTATTATAGATTTGTTTTTGGAAGGAAAAAAAGACAGTTTTAAATGGAAATATGATGTAAAAATGTCTTTTTTAAATGAATATAAACCTGACAAGGATATTTTAAAGCAGGTTCAATCTTATCTTTTGAGTTTATCAAAACTTATGGATGTTGTAATAGGTGTAACGAGCACACCGCTTGATACAACTCGTGAATCTGTAAGGACATCAGAAAATGCGTTTGGAAATCTTATTGCCGATGCTGTACGAGAGTATTACGGTGCTGATATATCTTTAATAAATGGAGGTGGAATACGCGGTAAACGAAAATACCCAGCAGGCTCAGAATTAACTCGTAAAGATATCCAAGCAGAACTACCTTTCCCAAATAGCCATATTATTATTCGAGTGACAGGATCTCAAATTTTAGAAGCATTGGAAAGTGGATTTAGCGCGAT
It encodes the following:
- a CDS encoding HAMP domain-containing histidine kinase; protein product: MHSFENQLEKEIILKQSNKIISIPYILELLNSIPVILIILNKNRKAIFANYKLIEFLGIDKQEYNDKILGLAPGNIFRCQHVESGGKCGSTEFCRYCGASNAILCCLQGNSDSQECRLLRRGEYEFEALDLLVWTHPFKIDEEYHVLFSVVNVSDMKRRKALERIFFHDILNSVGAMGNFLEMMIYGIKKPDKENLIRIYDYSLSIADEIHAQKYLAQAENNDLTISCADINSQELLKKIVDRYKNHKTAKNRYINIDTQSENIAFRNDPIILGRIIGNLIKNAFEAIKEGESVTISSRLNGSNIEIWIHNPTFISKDIQLQLFKRSFSTKGKDRGLGLYSIRLLTERYLKGKVHFKTSEEEGTTFTAIYPLDIESLI
- a CDS encoding DUF3754 domain-containing protein yields the protein MAEYTDRERFIPFSKAQIIDMLCTDGKLNKNNVEKFRKFCRILDSIYHFEFHSKLEYLKENYYPFDPDKDTKFTNSYSEEELLKFEKNLVSKFREILNDANYEEITEQELNLALKEESIFKISLYVDFDDFDSYSLFWRGHINHKEKIRKYFFKEIDLDVPTFERVAMLIKFKKDEYFKQKKRKIAFEPGSTIIKLFKNIPKADLEMLFPNTQIKMKLKDKIIMLAAAIGGGIGVFTKTAAGIIAMLGVIWFFILNFGNTEPVRNILSDPEKMGALIAGISGIGVITAFLIKQWVNYKNRKIKFMKTLGDNLYFKNLDNNKGVFFHLINDAEEEEFKESILGYYFLLFSEQGLTEIELDDEIENWFGKKYNVLIDFEIKDSLRKLNDLKLCQIVGENKNNMSPIYKVIGIDEGFKHLDNIWDNFFQN
- a CDS encoding PD40 domain-containing protein; this translates as MKTLLLKIFFIIFILLFYLPSSYARYNPSWNWLKIETAYFIIYYPEGHEDLAQRVLSLTNEVYEDVTGFVGITPRQCPIILNPATDIINGFFDVLPNRISLFETPPYSLKEFGHSSDLMDNIFTHEYTHYVHITAQLGWYGNLTKVIGNGFAISNILSPGWVHEGAATYAETIFTDGGRGRSSLFLGEMMSFTESKGIWGLTASGVNPVFNPPSVRIYLSGYNMIEYLNREYGPYAFSELAKYQAMHPIGGIKSALKYVTKKDSKTFYKDFIKDFETRANSIKENVLSDGIPMGDIIISEPMEDFIAHFWTDRNTIIAFRTGYEKKNAIVEIDPVSEKIIKENFIGIMHNIPKIAILPNENFAFVEIFLHPLGNGEIDVTDLVVFDAASKKRSRITKNQHIFSASLSPDGKKFVAAKRNGMWIDIVTFNADGSEITPLTSIKGAYFESPCWSPDGKMIASVAKINRNSDIVLINPESGQIKTFFKSDVYEDSEPSFSPDGNWIVFSSDRSGIFNIYAWDLLNKKLYQLTSVFYAASMPQISKDGNTLSFLNLYRGVRRICSIPFEPLKGREITVENGETLDSPDTKRLAPDISFEKKKGLSLKEYKPFIHVPYFGSDEDGGKFGFSFMGSDPIGINTYQANIHYGLRSERPGYDILLENNSFWPTIGFRIYDMAQAGKHNDTDYWYREQGDELYLGLNIIFQTTPSYINSSIRIGGKIREISGLENIKFNTNQNKQTEIFIETEMDRIPDSARKDVVPIWGQSMYMIHEEGLSDPYGEINGHNTLISGIQYLPSLINHHGFELRMTGQQQSGYYRFEKDLSIPRGYSDDDEEGGLNLRKNLLVSGEYHFPLWYADTGLGLIFYYMSLLKSSVFIDYGSGWNDSFDIKDWTGKARTSIGTTLTAKSVIMNVLPVELGISAGYKVKEGKGFVNFLFMLQF
- a CDS encoding 5'-nucleotidase C-terminal domain-containing protein, giving the protein MKYFRFIVYLSLVYCGLIFNAFSQNTQLKIIYASNMPDIEIKEGVGGLPELASLLKDARSANENVLFLYGGDSLAPSALSSFDKGTHIISLLNSLEPSAMAVAKREFTYKEDELILRTYEASFPMLNANIYDPITKGNMEGLETYQCFNIGNYKICIFAVIDPEILIKYRPKRIEIRDTLEVIKKTAREIRKQGADIIILMTDYLIPNVEELLSSELINIILKSDSNEDSIFSNKNGIYIRQGTDKRKAAIIDLFLEGKKDSFKWKYDVKMSFLNEYKPDKDILKQVQSYLLSLSKLMDVVIGVTSTPLDTTRESVRTSENAFGNLIADAVREYYGADISLINGGGIRGKRKYPAGSELTRKDIQAELPFPNSHIIIRVTGSQILEALESGFSAIDNVSGGFPHVSGMTVTYSKNSPVGKRVRSVIIDGKPLKLDSKYVMATLDFIADGGDGYDALKNSEHLSHASGSQILWDTVRSYIESKKNISPKIEGRLIEISN